In Brassica rapa cultivar Chiifu-401-42 chromosome A06, CAAS_Brap_v3.01, whole genome shotgun sequence, a single window of DNA contains:
- the LOC103871561 gene encoding DNA ligase 1, which yields MLTIRSSNHFRCISSLFTKTLNPKFSSVSLSFTRPAPHRAMSSSRPSAFDALMSNARASAAKKKTPQASNPPRSPNKRKIEKTQDSDLVKTEASDSAKPGSDSPSIAEDSKKGAKKSRSLTQTDKIEEMKSKIALLKKKPGEFDPERVSCWEKGERVPFLFIALAFDLISAESGRIVITDILCNMLRTVIATTPDDLVATVYLAANEIAPAHEGVELGIGEGSVIKAISEAFGRTESQVKKLNTELGDLGLVAKGSRSSQTMMFKPESLTVVKVFNTFRQIAKESGKDSTEKKKDRMKALLVAATDCEPLYLTRLLQAKLRLGFSNQTVLAALGQAAVYNEEHSKPPPNTKSPLEEAAKIVKQVFTVLPVYDIIVPALLSGGVWNLPKTCNFTLGVPIGPMLAKPTKGVGEILNKFQDTVFTCEYKYDGERAQVHCMEDGTFEIYSRNAERNTGKYPDVALALSRLKKPSVKSFILDCEVVAFDREKKKILPFQILSTRARKNVNVNDIKVGVCIFAFDMLYLNGQQLIQENLNIRREKLYESFEEDPGYFQFATTLTSSDIDEIQKFLDASVDIGCEGLIIKTLNSDATYEPAKRSNNWLKLKKDYMDSIGDSVDLVPIAAFHGRGKRTGVFGAFLLACYDADKEEFQSICKIGTGFSEAVLEERSTSLRSRVIATPKQYYRVGDSLNPDVWFEPTEVWEVKAADLTISPVHRAATGIVDPDKGISLRFPRLLRVREDKKPEEATSSEQIADMYQAQKHNHPSNDAKGEDD from the exons atgttaaCGATTCGATCATCGAATCACTTCCGATGCATATCTTCCCTCttcactaaaaccctaaaccccaaatTCTCCTCCGTCTCGCTCTCCTTTACCCGCCCAGCTCCCCACAGAGCCATGTCTTCTTCACGCCCCTCCGCATTCGACGCTCTCATGTCCAACGCTCGCGCATCCGCCGCCAAGAAGAAGACCCCACAAGCCTCCAACCCGCCTCGCTCGCCGAACAAGAGGAAAATCGAAAAAACCCAAGACTCCGATTTGGTCAAGACCGAAGCTTCCGATTCCGCGAAACCCGGATCGGATTCACCTTCAATCGCGGAGGATTCGAAGAAGGGTGCGAAAAAGTCTAGGTCTTTGACCCAGACGGATAAGATCGAGGAAATGAAGAGCAAAATCGCGTTGCTGAAGAAGAAGCCCGGCGAGTTCGATCCGGAGAGAGTGTCGTGTTGGGAGAAAGGGGAGAGAGTTCCGTTTCTTTTTATCGCGTTGGCGTTTGATTTGATCTCAGCTGAAAGTGGGCGGATTGTGATTACTGATATTTTATGTAATATGTTGAGAACTGTTATTGCCACTACTCCTGATGATTTGGTGGCTACTGTTTACCTTGCGGCGAACGAGATTGCTCCTGCGCATGAAGGGGTTGAGTTGGGGATTGGTGAAGGGTCTGTTATCAAGGCCATCTCTGAGGCTTTTGGTAGAACGGAGTCTCAGGTTAAGAAGCTAAACACG GAGCTTGGAGACTTGGGGCTTGTAGCTAAAGGAAGCCGTTCGTCTCAGACTATGATGTTCAAGCCAGAGTCATTGACTGTTGTCAAGGTTTTCAACACATTTCGACAAATTGCTAAG GAAAGTGGAAAAGATAGTACAGAAAAGAAGAAGGACCGGATGAAGGCACTCCTCGTGGCAGCAACGGACTGTGAACCTCTTTACTTGACTCGTCTACTTCAG GCAAAATTGCGGTTAGGGTTTTCAAACCAGACGGTCTTAGCTGCCTTGGGACAAGCAGCTGTATATAATGAAGAGCACTCTAAGCCACCTCCTAATACCAAGTCTCCTTTAGAAGAG GCTGCGAAGATTGTTAAACAAGTATTCACTGTGCTTCCTGTCTATGACATTATTGTCCCCGCTCTTTTATCTGGTGGTGTGTGGAATCTCCCTAAAACTTGTAACTTTACACTCGGTGTTCCAATCGGACCAATGCTTGCAAAACCAACAAAAGGTGTAGGTGAGATACTGAATAAATTCCAAGACACCGTCTTCACATGCGAGTACAAGTATGATGGAGAACGTGCACAG GTACATTGTATGGAGGATGGTACATTCGAGATATATAGTCGAAATGCCGAAAGAAACACTGGGAAGTACCCTGATGTTGCTCTTGCGTTGTCAAG ATTAAAGAAGCCTTCTGTGAAATCTTTTATTCTGGATTGCGAAGTTGTTGCTTTCGACAGggagaaaaagaaaattctGCCATTTCAG atTTTGAGCACTCGAGCCCGTAAAAATGTGAATGTCAACGATATCAAAGTTGGCGTATGCATCTTTGCTTTTGACATGTTATATCTTAATGGCCAGCAACTTATCCAGGAGAATCTTAATATTCGCCGAGAG AAGCTATACGAATCATTTGAGGAAGATCCTGGATATTTCCAGTTCGCAACAACTCTAACGTCCAGCGATATAGATGAAATACAAAAGTTTCTTGATGCGTCCGTTGATATTGG CTGTGAAGGGTTGATCATTAAAACATTGAATTCAGATGCTACATATGAGCCTGCAAAGCGATCAAATAATTGGCTAAAACTGAAGAAAGACTACATGGACAG TATTGGGGACTCTGTGGATCTTGTACCAATTGCTGCTTTCCATGGACGTGGCAAACGCACAG GTGTCTTTGGTGCATTTTTACTAGCTTGCTACGATGCTGATAAGGAAGAGTTTCAAAGCATTTGTAAAATAG GTACTGGATTTTCTGAAGCTGTACTTGAAGAGCGGTCTACCAGTCTTCGCTCTAGAGTGATTGCTACTCCAAAA CAATACTACCGAGTTGGAGACAGCCTCAATCCAGACGTTTGGTTCGAACCCACTGAG GTCTGGGAAGTAAAGGCAGCTGACTTGACAATTAGCCCTGTACATCGTGCAGCTACCGGCATTGTGGACCCTGATAAG GGAATTTCTCTACGTTTTCCCCGTTTGCTACGTGTACGGGAAGACAAGAAGCCAGAGGAAGCAACATCATCTGAGCAG ATTGCTGATATGTACCAAGCTCAGAAACACAACCATCCGAGCAATGATGCCAAAGGTGAAGACGACTGA
- the LOC103871562 gene encoding cation/H(+) antiporter 6B — protein MDAQEATWHREMWNGQVKRTDMGTNMFCEVSPHIMLNSHGAWEKLASGPTAMSFWEYPLPKIEIAILSTFLSWRFFDILFKKLGVPIPRFTSMMLVGALLSETFQSSKMAWFQRIFVCDIYMPRVAETIGTFAFVLNWFLRGVTTNIGMVKNFRTRSTVIGVAAMIIPWYIGKLVYTYREKSSDLTMTNMEYSVIILTTSMAPFTCINMLLTDLKVVHTEFGQIAQSSAMVTDVLAFTMTISSQISRDYYSGMRMGLALMVFFVSLYLVRQVMLWVVRHTPEGAPVKNIYIYIGLLLGYLAYIFWDYFLFFGPLGAFVLGLAIPEGPPLGSEFIRRFDSFNEGIFLPLFGSLTMIKLDWSFIIKELGSGRHLHGHTYECLSFLFIIYMTKFTTSFLTAIASRMPLRDSAILGIIMGTKSSFELAYILYAFDKERVGLEVFTLMGIYILINSLLTPMAIHFLYDREKRFASYGERSLKQKPELQMVVCISKPDNITSMINLLRATAPSKESPLMCCVLHLIELVGKATPTFISHQLQKPKPGSQSYSENVISSFQMFQDIHLDYTSIHMFTSLTSAKEMHEHICWFALDKNSNLILLSFHRNWGPSGYGIISDDQTLRNLNRSVLKRAPCTVGILVHRKPIWQPKPVESPCRVCLVSAGGNDDKEALALADHMRGNPKVSLTVLTLIPMSIAEERGGEWSQNQMVDTCLVEERPGDNSITYIVRMVAEGGETSKILHSVAYDYDMFIVGRSSGNGTEATRGLGDWTEFEELGIIGDLLASEDFPSRASVLVLQQQVP, from the exons ATGGATGCGCAAGAGGCAACTTGGCATAGAGAGATGTGGAACGGCCAGGTGAAAAGAACAGACATGGGGACTAATATGTTTTGCGAAGTATCTCCACATATAATGTTGAACTCACACGGCGCCTGGGAGAAGTTGGCTTCTGGGCCTACAGCAATGTCATTCTGGGAGTATCCTCTTCCCAAAATAGAGATTGCAATTCTCTCCACATTCCTATCATGGCGTTTCTTTGATATCTTGTTCAAGAAGTTAGGTGTTCCTATTCCAAGGTTCACCTCCATGATGCTT GTTGGTGCACTCTTAAGCGAGACGTTTCAGTCGAGTAAAATGGCATGGTTTCAACGTATCTTTGTCTGTGACATTTATATGCCAAGGGTTGCTGAGACCATTGGTACGTTTGCCTTTGTCCTAAACTGGTTCCTAAGAGGTGTGACTACGAATATTGGCATGGTTAAAAATTTCAGAACTAGGAGTACTGTAATTGGAGTCGCGGCAATGATAATCCCATGGTATATCGGAAAACTAGTCTATACCTATAGAGAGAAATCTAGTGACCTAACGATGACGAATATGGAATATTCTGTAATTATATTAACCACGAGCATGGCTCCCTTCACTTGCATCAACATGCTCCTTACAGACCTCAAGGTAGTTCACACTGAGTTCGGACAAATAGCTCAGTCTTCGGCTATGGTAACCGATGTGCTTGCTTTTACCATGACCATATCGTCTCAGATTAGCCGTGACTATTATTCTGGTATGCGGATGGGATTAGCTTTAATGGTCTTCTTTGTTTCCTTGTACCTTGTACGACAAGTCATGCTTTGGGTGGTCAGACATACACCAGAGGGAGCACCTGTGAAGAATATCTATATCTACATTGGTCTCCTGCTAGGTTACTTGGCTTATATTTTCTGGGACTACTTCTTGTTCTTCGGACCGCTTGGGGCCTTTGTTCTTGGTTTGGCTATCCCAGAAGGGCCGCCTTTAGGATCAGAGTTTATAAGAAGATTCGACAGTTTCAACGAGGGCATCTTCTTACCTCTCTTTGGATCACTTACCATGATAAAACTAGATTGGTCATTTATAATAAAGGAGCTTGGAAGTGGAAGGCATCTCCATGGACATACCTACGAGTGTCTTTCATTCCTTTTCATCATATATATGACAAAGTTCACGACTTCTTTTTTAACAGCCATAGCTTCAAGAATGCCTTTGAGAGACTCAGCTATCCTAGGTATCATTATGGGCACCAAGAGTAGTTTTGAGTTAGCTTACATACTCTACGCATTCGATAAAGAA AGAGTTGGCTTGGAGGTTTTCACGCTCATGGGCATATACATTCTCATAAACTCTTTGTTAACACCAATGGCTATACATTTCTTGTATGACCGGGAAAAAAGATTTGCGTCATATGGAGAAAGAAGTCTCAAACAAAAGCCGGAACTACAAATGGTGGTGTGCATTAGCAAGCCTGACAACATAACATCCATGATCAATCTTCTAAGAGCTACTGCCCCATCTAAAGAATCCCCACTAATGTGTTGTGTTCTTCACCTAATAGAGCTTGTAGGTAAAGCTACTCCCACGTTTATCTCCCACCAGCTTCAGAAACCAAAGCCTGGAAGCCAATCTTACTCGGAAAATGTCATAAGCTCTTTCCAAATGTTTCAAGATATTCACCTGGACTACACTTCTATACACATGTTCACCTCTTTAACTTCCGCTAAAGAGATGCATGAACACATTTGCTGGTTTGCTCTTGATAAAAATTCAAATCTTATACTACTCTCTTTTCACCGCAATTGGGGCCCCAGTGGTTATGGCATTATCTCCGACGATCAAACCCTGAGAAATCTTAACCGCAGCGTCCTGAAACGAGCACCTTGCACTGTCGGAATTCTTGTTCACCGGAAACCAATATGGCAACCCAAACCCGTAGAATCTCCATGCAGG GTATGCTTGGTTTCCGCGGGAGGGAACGATGACAAAGAGGCATTAGCATTAGCAGACCACATGAGAGGTAACCCAAAAGTGAGTCTAACGGTGCTAACTCTGATCCCTATGTCTATAGCCGAAGAGAGAGGCGGCGAGTGGAGCCAGAATCAAATGGTGGACACGTGCCTGGTTGAAGAGAGGCCTGGAGATAACTCGATAACGTACATTGTTAGAATGGTGGCGGAAGGGGGAGAAACTTCAAAGATTCTACACTCGGTGGCGTATGACTATGACATGTTCATAGTCGGGAGAAGTAGCGGGAATGGTACCGAGGCCACCAGAGGACTCGGGGACTGGACTGAGTTCGAGGAACTTGGTATCATTGGAGATTTGTTAGCATCTGAAGATTTTCCTTCTAGAGCATCCGTCTTGGTCCTCCAACAACAAGTTCCATGA
- the LOC103871698 gene encoding cation/H(+) antiporter 6A, translated as MSQQKSQMDYWDAQWRGYKRNASSFCETHPFLINSQGVWEILGNKAQGMSFWEYPLPNLEIIIFSTFVIWRLFDFTCSKIGLRVPRFTYMMIAGVILGQTCYVNNKSWLHNIFFPDDGRPKVAETLGAFGFLLYWFLKGVTMEAGTGLRMGKKAGVIGFTTMFAPLICGNFLFRWRKRGNISVLITEYRLIIFMQSISAFTSIDTLLKDLKIKHSEFGRIALAGSMVTDMLAFIITFLNAMHYEKYDGLLQTVFSCLFFAFMVFVMRPAMYWVIKQTPEGRPVKDFYIYLILALACLSFKYFVAIHSYGPAGSFVFGLSVPNGYPLGSAFVQKFESFNLGALFPLFGSLTMMQVDVPWLLKECGNLIRMEGQLYEVVSFILFVNATKFIASTIAAYSFKMPLRDSFALALVLNNKGVFELAYFAYAVETKKVRPEVFTIVAAIILLNSIFIPMALELVHDPSKRFKSYRKRNLAILKDGAELQSLVCIYKPDNITSMISLLEAFNPSKDSPMACNVLHLIALVGQATPTFISHQLQKPELGSISCSDNVITSFRRFQQKIYQYTSLDIFTSVSMTKHMHEDICWLALSKSMTLILLPFHRTWSVDRSTVISNDDKLRIININVLRRAPCSVGIFIYRKPIVEYHMTAYHSKICLIFNGGKDDKEALAITNRLRLTDTRISLTIIRFTPTFSEMKNEGMEEAFQMVSLEETVSNFVKEKDESVTYIDKAISDGSETSKILRAMGNDYDLFIVGRSSGLGTEATSGLSEWTEFEELGPIGDLLASHEFPSRASVLVVKKQEYIHHTKSQKRRSKRCM; from the exons GCTTCTGGGAATATCCACTTCCAAATCTCGAGATCATAATATTTTCGACTTTTGTTATTTGGCGGCTCTTTGATTTCACATGCAGCAAGATCGGTCTTCGAGTACCTAGATTCACTTATATGATGATC GCGGGGGTAATCTTAGGCCAAACTTGTTACGTAAACAACAAGTCATGGCTTCACAACATATTTTTTCCTGATGATGGCCGACCAAAGGTCGCCGAGACACTGGGGGCCTTCGGGTTCCTTTTATATTGGTTCCTAAAGGGTGTGACAATGGAAGCTGGAACAGGATTGAGGATGGGTAAAAAAGCTGGTGTGATTGGTTTCACCACAATGTTTGCACCCTTGATCTGTGGCAACTTCTTGTTCAGATGGAGAAAAAGAGGCAATATAAGCGTATTAATTACAGAATACAGGTTGATCATATTCATGCAAAGCATATCTGCCTTCACGAGCATCGACACACTCTTAAAAGACCTTAAGATAAAACACTCGGAGTTTGGAAGGATAGCACTTGCCGGGTCCATGGTGACCGACATGTTGGCTTTTATCATAACGTTTTTGAATGCCATGCATTATGAAAAATATGACGGATTGCTGCAAACCGTATTTAGCTGCTTATTTTTCGCCTTTATGGTATTTGTCATGAGGCCAGCTATGTACTGGGTGATCAAGCAGACTCCAGAAGGGAGGCCGGTCAAGGATTTCTACATCTACTTAATTTTGGCGCTTGCTTGCTTATCCTTCAAATATTTTGTCGCGATTCATTCGTATGGACCCGCGGGATCGTTTGTTTTTGGCTTGTCTGTTCCCAACGGATATCCTCTAGGTTCTGCTTTTGTTCAAAAGTTTGAGAGCTTTAATCTTGGTGCTTTATTTCCACTGTTTGGATCATTGACTATGATGCAAGTGGATGTCCCGTGGTTATTGAAAGAGTGTGGAAATCTCATACGCATGGAGGGTCAGCTTTATGAGGTTGTTTCCTTTATTCTTTTTGTGAATGCCACAAAGTTCATCGCTTCCACCATTGCCGCATATTCTTTTAAAATGCCTTTAAGAGACTCCTTTGCTCTAGCCCTTGTTTTAAATAACAAGGGGGTCTTCGAGCTCGCCTACTTCGCGTATGCAGTTGAAACAAAG AAAGTAAGGCCGGAGGTTTTCACAATCGTTGCTGCAATCATCCTCTTAAACTCCATCTTCATACCAATGGCCTTGGAGCTAGTCCATGACCCCTCCAAGAGATTCAAAAGCTACCGAAAAAGGAATTTGGCAATCTTGAAAGACGGCGCAGAACTCCAATCTCTTGTGTGCATCTACAAACCTGATAACATAACTTCAATGATAAGCCTTTTGGAAGCTTTTAACCCATCGAAAGATTCTCCAATGGCGTGCAACGTACTCCACCTCATCGCACTTGTGGGTCAAGCCACTCCTACGTTCATTTCCCACCAGTTGCAAAAACCGGAGCTCGGAAGTATCTCTTGTTCAGACAATGTCATAACCTCCTTCCGTCGCTTCCAACAAAAAATCTATCAATATACATCATTGGATATATTCACTTCCGTCTCCATGACCAAACACATGCATGAGGACATTTGTTGGCTAGCCCTATCGAAAAGCATGACTCTGATTCTGCTTCCTTTCCACCGAACCTGGTCTGTTGATCGATCAACGGTTATCTCTAACGATGATAAGCTGAGAATAATAAACATTAATGTCCTGAGACGAGCCCCTTGCTCTGTTGGAATCTTCATCTATCGCAAACCCATCGTGGAATATCATATGACTGCCTACCACTCCAAG ATATGCCTGATATTTAACGGTGGAAAGGACGATAAAGAGGCTTTGGCGATAACGAACCGACTGAGACTGACGGATACACGTATAAGCTTGACTATCATAAGATTCACTCCAACATTTTCTGAAATGAAGAACGAGGGGATGGAGGAAGCCTTCCAAATGGTTAGCCTAGAGGAGACCGTGAGTAACTTCGTCAAGGAAAAGGATGAATCTGTGACATATATCGACAAAGCGATTTCAGATGGATCTGAGACCTCCAAGATCTTGAGAGCAATGGGAAATGATTATGATTTGTTCATAGTCGGGAGAAGCAGCGGACTAGGTACTGAAGCTACTAGCGGACTCAGTGAGTGGACAGAGTTCGAGGAACTGGGACCCATTGGAGATTTGTTAGCATCACATGAGTTTCCTTCTAGAGCATCAGTATTAGTtgtaaaaaaacaagaatacaTTCATCATACCAAAAGCCAGAAAAGGAGATCCAAGCGATGCATGTGA